The DNA sequence TTGTCAGGCCCCTGGCAGGTGAGACCCCTCACCGTGATGGAGTTACCCCTAGCATGAAGCCAGTCATGTAACCAGCGCAGGTTACAGCCACAGTGCCAGGGATTCCCCCGCACCAGCAGTTGTCCCAGGTTGTCCAGGTCTTTGAACAGGCCCCGAGGCAGGGTGGTCAGGTTGTTGCCAGACAGGTCCAGTCTTTGGAGCCTCCTCATGCCATCCAGGGAGCCACGGGGAATGTGGATAAGAGCGTTGTCCTGCAGAGAGAGACGCTGCAGGTGGGTACTGGGCAGGTTGAGTGGCGGGGTCAGGAGGGAGTTACGCACCAAtgaaagctctgtcaggttggagagGCGGGAGAAGGTGTCGTCTGCGATGCGCTGGTTGGCCAGCAGGTTCCCGTCCAGAACGAGGCGTCGCAGGGAGGAGAGGCCACGGAAGGCGTGGGTGGGGATGGTGGAGATGCGGTTGTCGTCCAGCCTCAGTTCCTCCAGAGAGGCCGGGAGCCCAGAGGGGATGCTGGACAGGTGGTTACGTGACAGGAAAAGCAGGCGCAGCCGTGGGTTGTCAACGAAGGCCTGGTCCTCGATGCTGACGGTGGAGACAGAGTTGTCGTCCAGGTGCAGCTTCTCCAGTAGAGGCATGCGGGCCAGGGTGGCGCGGGGAAGCGTACGGATGTTGTTGTCCTGCAGGTGCAGCTCCCGGAGGGAAGGGGGCAGGTGCATGGGGAAGTCATCCAGCTCGTTATCATACAAGTAGACCACTcggatggtgagttgacgctctAGGGAGGTGGGGAGCCCGGCGTTGTCTATGTGGTTGTTCTGAAGGTAGAGCACAGTGgcagaggggggcagaggggggaTAGAGCTCAGGCCACGGTCGTTGCAGTAGATGAAGTCCTCGTCACATCGGCAGACAGAGGGGCACACTGGGTCTCCCTCCTCGTCGTACCCTGTGGCTGCAGCAATCTCCAGCACCTCGGCCAACAGAGTCAGGCAGATCATGAGCAGGAACAGCCAATCACGCAGCTCGACCACTCCCTCAGACGCCATGGTGCTGATGACGAACGTCCCTTCCTCTCGATCTCAACTTCCTGGATCCTTGAATCCTAAGGATAAGCTCAAACCAGGCCGGCTCCTTCAGCCCTAGATAGACTGAAAAGGATACAGGTTTTAGTTAACAATTCGCTCAAGTGACCAGATCACTAAGGTTTAATTGAAATTCCCAAATCACTGAAATGCCAGAATACAACAAGCTTGACAATGTACCCTTATTTCATTATGCCTAAACCATATCACACAAATTATACATGGTCACATGGAAATTGAACCGCTACAGCATACTAATCCCTCTAAGGGTCTATATCTCGACTTCAATCCCCTTGTCATGTTGAAGTGGCAGTAATCTGCTTCCAGCAGGAGtttgaggaaaggagaggatttTTCTTCAAATCAATTTCAGTAAAATAAACCGTGGCCAAACCTGTTTGAAAATATTTAAAtatatcaaatattttttttgtcaaacAGTGTTCCTAGAGGGAAATTACTATTCCAAAATGGTCCGTCCACTGAAAGAATCCAAAAACTAGGGCCTAATATTTCTGGTCTGACCACATGTTTGGTGAAATCTCCTGGCCCTATAACAGTGTAATAGAGTATTTATTTGAATTCTCCCAAATACTAAGCAGATTAGGTATACAGTACATCCCACTCTTTCTGCATTCACTACGGAATATTGATAAACTAAGCTACGAGTGTGCATATGTGcatatgtgtgtatatgcatgaacatgtatgtatgtgtgcatatATGCTGTGAGTgtactatatgtgtgtgtgtggcagagtagAGTGAGGGATTGAGTGTGTTTTTTAAAGTCTGTTTTTTTAGTCTGAGCAGCTGTGCAAAGAAGTCCGTCAAACAGAGGGGAGTATTTGGGTCAGTTCCTTCAAAGGCAAgatagaaagagagtgagatcGATGTggtggagagagtgggagggattaGAGGAACATATGGAGTTGTGATTGGGTGGATTAACAAAGAATGGCACATAGATAGATCTTAAACACTTTCTACAGTTACTTTAGTTTCTCCCTCCCATGGTTAC is a window from the Oncorhynchus keta strain PuntledgeMale-10-30-2019 chromosome 6, Oket_V2, whole genome shotgun sequence genome containing:
- the LOC118385090 gene encoding leucine-rich repeat transmembrane protein FLRT1-like, with protein sequence MASEGVVELRDWLFLLMICLTLLAEVLEIAAATGYDEEGDPVCPSVCRCDEDFIYCNDRGLSSIPPLPPSATVLYLQNNHIDNAGLPTSLERQLTIRVVYLYDNELDDFPMHLPPSLRELHLQDNNIRTLPRATLARMPLLEKLHLDDNSVSTVSIEDQAFVDNPRLRLLFLSRNHLSSIPSGLPASLEELRLDDNRISTIPTHAFRGLSSLRRLVLDGNLLANQRIADDTFSRLSNLTELSLVRNSLLTPPLNLPSTHLQRLSLQDNALIHIPRGSLDGMRRLQRLDLSGNNLTTLPRGLFKDLDNLGQLLVRGNPWHCGCNLRWLHDWLHARGNSITVRGLTCQGPDKVRDMALKDLTSQMEECEVPGIVAVGAGVGATGSETRDRGGGAEVGGVAASSTTLAPPQGSLFTLRSKRPGLGLPDSGQDYTLGSSGVGKSLALNVKPLAPDSIRVTWSVAQPTSSFRLSWLRLGTSATMGSITETLVRGDRREYLLTSLHPHSSYIICMVPLAASSGGKGVMAGGNTDSDEAPVCAKAETSDPSQPDVGQEDNQDPEHMATLPLAGIIGGATAIVSLALIVAVFCWYRHRAGRLSSRDQYSRGSSRKSKHYDDYIESGTKKDTTILEIRGPGFQMTPMVTHQPLQPMPLREDYIIHTIFPSNGTDLYKGAHQVSNAGYGTNRGYREGGIPDIDYCYT